A window of Marinobacter sp. es.042 genomic DNA:
TCACGTAGATAGCGATGTGCTGCATGCGGTACAGGAAGAAAATGACCCCCAGCAGAAACAGCAGGTGGTCGTAACCGGTAACCATGTGTTTGGCACCGAGGTAGGTAAAAGCAATCAGGTTTATGCCGGTAATCTCCTGAATGTATCCCTTGTCGCCCTGGGCGACGGCATGGGCCAACGCATCAGCGCTGAGGCCGAGCAGGCCCAGTGTCAGGAATATCCAGAAAAAACGGTTTCCGCCGGCAGCAACCCACGCCCAGTGGCGAGGTTTGCCAAGCAAAGTTGACAGCATAGTAACTCCGTAGAATGGGTTTTCGTTCAGCTGCTAAGGCAGCATTGCTCAGACAATCTTGTAGAGCTTCGGAGGGCGGTCGAGCCGGTAACGAAAACTGCGGGGATTCTCTTTAGCAAAGGGAACAGGGCGCCGGAGTGAAGGTGTCAGGTTGGAGAATACCGGCATTTTCAACCTGTCTGCAGACTCGTGGGAGTGATTGCCAGAGTCATGATGAGAGTGTCGGTCTTGATGGTCTTGCGCGCTCTGGCTGTGATGATCATGACTGTGGCCGTGAGCGCCTTCGTGCAGGATGTTGGCTTCAGTCAGCTCCGGTACTCCATGGGATAACGTTTCTCCCATGACTGAGAAGGTCAGGCCGATGAGAGCAATCAGCATGACAATAATCGGTATTCTTTTTTTACGGTTAACGGCCGTAATCATAAGAACCAGCTTCTGAACTCAAGCTCCGTAAGTGCGTTAATCCGCAACGGGGCGATGCAATGGTTGGTAACGAGAGAATACCATTCCCAGCCAGTTTTTAAGGAATTAAAACAATGAAATGTGATTGCTCTTAAACGTTTGCGGTTCAACTGGATGACCCAGATCAATCTGTATGCTGTTAACCACTCTTGATGGATACTTTTCAGTTTCAATTCAGTTTCATGGTCTTTACTCATGGTGATGCACATTGTTGCAGCCAATAAGGAGGATCTCATGAACAGATTAAGTCGTTTCGTTGCCTGTTCCGTGTTCGTTGCCTTGCCTGCCTTTGCCTTTGCTCAGGGCAACTCAGGGCAAATGCCAGGTGCTGGCATGATGAGCCAGGAACAAGTGCAGCAGATGAATGAAAACATGGCACGCATGCAGGCCATGATGCAGGAAATGCGAAACGCCAACTCCAACGCTGAACGACAGAGACTGCGCCAGCAACACATGGAGTACATGCAGGAGCACATGCAGATGATGCGTGGCGGCATGATGGGGCCCGGTATGATGGGCCAGGGCATGATGGGCAACGGTCAGGAAATGATGGGTAGTGGCCAGGGCATGATGAACAACCAGGGCATGATGAACAACCAAGGTCAGGGTAAAAAACAGTCCGGCAATGCCCAGGGCAATCGTTCGGGTGGTCCGGGTATGGACAACGAGCAGCGTCTGGAGATGATGGAGAACCGGATGAATCAGATGCAGCTGATGATGGAACAGATGCTTGAGCACCAGCGGCAGATGTACCGCAAATAAGGTTCCGGCGCCGGTTAGTCAAACAGGGATAGCTGGTCTGATTGGCTCTTCGATGGCAGATCGGGTCGTTTCTGCACGGGGCCTTTGCGGCTGCCATGACGCTGCAGCACCCGATCTGTCTCTGCCCGGCTGACGCTCTGTTTCCTGAAGTCGCCCACCGCCTTGCGGGCTACACGGGCTGCCTGCTCGTGGTCGCTGACAGGTGCGATATAGGTGTTACCGCCGTATCGTTCCTTTTGCAGTGGCGTCATTAACCAGGGCGTGTGGATCATTTCGCTGGGCACGCCGGCCAGCTCGGGAATCCACCGCCGGATGAACTCGCCCTCCGGGTCCAGTTTCTGGCTCTGCAGCACCGGGTTGTAGATTCGCAGGGCGTTGATGCCGGTCAGGCCGGACTGCATCTGGGTCTGGGAGTAGTGTATGCCCGGCTCGAAATCGGTAAACAAGCGGGCCAGGTGAAGGGCCGGATCGCGCCAGTGCAGCCACAGCTGGTAGCTGGCGATTGCCATCAGCATAGCTCGCATCCGGAAGTTGATCCAGCCGGAGTGGGCCAGTGCACGCATGCTGGCGTCCACCAGGGGCCATCCGGTCTGGCCTTCCTGCCAGCGTTGCAGTCGCTCGGAATCATTGGGCCCGGTTTTCAACGCCTCCATTTCCCGGTGCATGGCCCGGAACTCCAACTCCGGCTCGTCTTCCAGTTTCTGGATGAAGTGGCAATGCCAGTGCAACCGGGAGCGGAAGCTGGTCAGGCTTTTCTTTTTTCGGGGCAGGGTGTTGCGGTGGTTGCCGGTGGCCTTGGCCTCCTGGTAGATCTCCCGCAGGCTGACGGTGCCGTAGGCAATATACGGACTCAGGCGCGAACAGGCCCTGACGGCGGTGTTCGGGCTGGAAATGTTGTACTGGTAACCGACGCAGCGGCGATCCAGGAAGGAGCCGAGGAGCTTTTCTCCTCTTGCGCTGCCCCCCATCTGGCGGTCCGGGCATGAGTCTGGCACTTCGAAACCCTGGCCATTGTCGGCAGCCCAATCGGTCTTCAGGGTATCCGATGTCGGGATTGCAGTCGGAGCCTCCAGCACTGGCTGGCGCATCAGCTCGGTCCACGCCCTGTCCCAGACATCCCGGTCGCTCAGGCGGCGAACCACACCGAACTGGTTCCACTCACGGAATTCCACCTGGTTTTCCGAACACCAGCCAATTACCGCCCTGTCTCGCTCGAAGGTCCAGTGTCCGCCGGTTTCCTGATGGCAGAAGATGCGGTTGATGCCCTGGCGGGCCTGAAGCTGCTTCAACGCATCGGTCACCGACCCTCGAATCACCAGCAACTGGCTTCCGGCCTTGCGCAACTGTCGGTCCAGGTCGTCCAGAGAATCCCGGATAAACGCCCACTGCCGGCCGCTGGTATCCGGCAGTTGCCAGTACTCATCCTCGATAACATACAACGGAATGACTGGCTCTCCCAGGCTGGCTGCCGCCGCCAGGGGGGCATGATCCCGTGCACGCAAATCGCGCTTGAACCACACAACGGTCGTCATGTGGATGCGTTCCTCTCGCGCCGGCAACGTTCGCTGCAGTAGCGGACATTTTCCCAGTCCTTTGCCCACTTTTTGCGCCACGCGAAGGGCCGCTGGCAGACCGGACAGGTCTTTTCAGGGAGATTCAGCTTTTTGTGGGGCACCAGGCTCTTCCGTTCGGGATGAATGGTTTTCGATGTATGGCTTTCTACGTCTGCGTCGCAGGGCGGGATCAGCGCCCATGGCTGCGGGGAGTATGAGCCTCAGGAGTTTGATTCCCGGGCCAGCTGGGCCAGATCTTCACTGATCTGCTCGGGCGACAGGCCGGGGCGTAATAGCAGCCGGGCGTTGCCACGGCGATCGAACACGTAAACGGCGCTGCTGTGGGAGACGTTGTAGTTGCCTCGGGCGTCGGGCTTGTCGTAACCGAAGGTTGTTCGATACCGTTTGGTGAGCTCTCGAAGCGCGGGTTCTTCCGCGGTCATGCCAACAACCCGATCACCGAAAAAATCCACGTAGCTGGCCAGGCGTTCCGGCGTATCCCTGCGCGGGTCAACGCTGACGAACAGGGTTGTTACATCGTCCCGATACTCTTCGGGCAGCTGACCAACGGACTGGCGAAGATCGGTCAGCGTGGTCGGACAGACATCCGGGCAGGAGGTGAAGCCGAAGTACAACAGCCGGATGGTGCCCCGTGAGTCAGCGGGAGTCACGGTATTCCCATCAGTGCCCTCGAGCTGGAACTCAAGCTCGGGCATCAGGCCTGAGATGTCTTTGCCATGCCAGCTTTCATCATTCCCGGTGCAGCCGGTGAACATCAGTACCACGAAAATCAGCCAGAGTAGCCGTATTCTGCTCATGCGTTACCTCCCGCCAGAGAGCGGCTTTTCGGGAATTTGCCATCTTCATGCATGGCCCGGCGAAGCACAATCAGGATGCCGATGATGCTCATCATGGCCGGTGGAATCCAGGTCAGCAGGCCGCCCAGCAACTGGTCCGTTTCCGGAGGCATCGGCCATGCCCGGCCGCAGACCTCGTATACGTCATACACCATGCCCCTGGAAAATACGATCCAGGCGCCAAGAATCATCTGGGGTATCGCCACCAGCGCCAGCAGCAGGATACGTTTCCCGTAGCCAAGCGCATTCGTGACTGCAGGGCTACGGGGATCGAAGATCAGCCACCAGAACAGCAGGCCGTCCAGCAGCATGCTCCAGTTCATGATCCAGTAAAGCTGCCGGCTGAGCATGGCGTCAAAATGGATGGGCGGCCAGAGCCAGAAGTAGATCAGTCCCACGAACAGAACCGAGGCGATCAGGGGTTGCTGCAATAGGCGGTAAAGCCACCCCAGAGGTTGCAGCCAATAACGCACAGACGGGGAGATCCTCTGATACCAGAATCGCATCACGGGCAGCGGATTGGACAGCGCAATCAGAATTGGCCCCAGGTGGTGAAGAATCAGGTGTTGTCCCCGGTGAACGAAAAACATGTACTGGGAGTAGTAGTCGAACCGGGTCTGCATCACCGCATAGCAGAGCATAACGCCAAGTGTGAATGTAACGATCCGGCCCGATCCCGGCCGGTCCTGCTCTGGCATCCTCAGTAGCGCAACACCATAGAACCCGAGCACCAACATATAGCTGAGCAGAGTCAGGGGAGAGAAATCGTAGGGCAGCAGGTAGCTCGATACTGGCATGGATCAGACTCGATGCGTGCACGCAGTGGAAACCGGGTTTATCTTTCTTGTCAGTACCGCTGAGTTTTGCCGGCCCGGCGGCGGATTTCAAGGTCGACTTAAGGCAACTTCTGATGGAGGCGGAGCATGGCCCGATTTTGCGATTCCATTTCAGCACCGTCGGTGTTGATCTTTGACTGGCACGGCACCCTCGTAGACACCCACGATGCCATGTTCAGTGCCATGGAAGATATGCTGCCGCAACTGGAAGAGCTGGGGCTCGTGGAGCGGCTGCTGCCGGAGGATAAATGCCGTACCGGCGACGACGCGCGTCTGGTGCGCTACATCCGGATCTTCCGGCGCCTGCATCCGCGTATTCTGGCAGAGCGGCGGGTTTCAAGAACGGACATTTTCAATGCCATCTTTGGCGACGACAAAGAAGCCAAGCTGATTGCCCACAAGGCCTACAACGAGGCCTACCGCCGTTATTTCGGGCAGGTAAAACCGTTTCAACCTGGCGCGTATGAGTACCTCAGCGCCCTGAAAGCGATGGGTATCCGCCTGGCGGTTTCGACCAATCGGAACCGCGAATTCCTGGACCGGGAATTACAGACGGTTGACGAAGGCCGATGGCGACGCCTGTTCGATGCCACGGTCTGTGCCGACGACGTAACCGAGTACAAGCCCGACCCCGAGGTGATTCTCAAGGCGCTTGAAAAACTCGGTCTGCCAGCGGATGAAAAGGCCTGGTATGTGGGCGACAGCTACGTCGATATGCTCACCGCCAACAATGCTGGCGTGTCGGGCGTGTTCTACAACGGCGCCTGCTGGGAATCTGGCCGGATCGACAGCTGGTTCTCGCACCGGGACGCGCCCGCAGCCATTCTGGACAGCTTTGAGGACCTCATGGACCTTTTAGCCCTGCTTGAGCGGAGCCAGCCGGAGGCCTTCGAACAAACGCCTGCTGAGGTTCGCCCCCGGCCGTTTCCGCCGCCACAGCGACCCGAGCCGAGGATTGAGCCGGACTGGCACCCGGCGGTGGTCAAGCTCATCCGTCCGGCAGTCATCCTGTTCGACTGGCACGCCACCCTGGTAGACACCCTCGACGCCATGTACCACGCGGTGGACGACATGCTGCCGGATTTCCACAAACTCAAACTGATGGACCGCATGGTGGCGCCGGAAGACAGCAAAACTCCGGAAGATGTGAAGCTGGTTGCCTACGTGCGGGAGTTTGCGAAGCTGCATCCGAAGGTGAAGGCAGACCGAAAGATTTCCCGAACCGATATCTTTGAGGTGTTGTTCGGGGACGATCAGGAAGCCAAGCAGATTGCCCATCAGGCGTTCAATCACCATTACCGGAAACACTACGGTACCGTGAAGGCGTTTGAGCCTAAGGTGCGGGAAGTTCTGGAAGGGTTACGGCGGCTGGGCATCCAGGTGGGTGTCATTACCAACCGGGACCGCGAGTTTTTCGAGCATGAACTGGCGGCGGTGGAGGATACCGGGTGGACGCATCTGTTTGATGTCAACGTCTGCGGCGACGATACACCCCTGCGCAAGCCCCACCCGGATCAGTTGCTGCTGGCTGTCCAGAAACTGGATTATCCGCCTGACCCCAGTGTGTGGTACGTGGGCGATAGCACGACTGACGTCATTGCCGCCAAGCGCGCGGGCCTGACCTCCGTATTCTTCAACGGGGCCCAGTGGGATCTGCCCTGGCTGAACAAGATTTTTCCGGGTACTCACAAGCATCCGGACAAGCCGGATGTGGTGGTCAATGACTTCTCGGAGTTCTGGGCGTTGGTGTTGGCCTGCGAAGTCGGGCCGCCCTGAGGAAAAGATCAGGACGAAAATGTTCTGACCTAGAGCTTTTCAATCGTGGCGATCAGATTCTCCGCGCGCCGGAGCAGCGCTTCCCGTTTCTCGGGCTTCTGCTTGTCCCAGTTCCGGTACATCATGCCCATGCGCGGGTTTTTGGCAAAGTCGTCCCGATGCCGATCGATGAAATGCCAGTACAGGGCGTTGAACGGGCAGGCGTCATCTTCGGTGGCCTTGTTCACCTTATAATGGCAGTTGGCGCAATGGTCCGACATGCGCTGGATATACCTGCCGCTGGCGGCGTAGGGCTTTGAGCCCAGGTAGCCGCCATCCGCGTGCATGACCATCCCCAGCACGTTGGGCAGTTCCACCCAGTCATAGGCATCGGCGTATACCGCCAGGTACCAGTCACAGATTTCCTCCGGCTTGATGCCCGCCAGCAGCGCGAAGTTGCCGGTAACCATCAGGCGCTGAATATGGTGGGCGTACGCGTTGCGGCGGGTGGCATCAATGGCCTTGTGCATGCACCGCATTTTCGTGTCCCCGGTCCAGTAGAACCAGGGCAGGGCACGGGTGTTGCCCAGACGGTTTTCTTTGGCATATCCCGGCATGTTCATCCAGTAAATGCCCCGCACGAACTCGCGCCAGCCCAGTATCTGACGGATAAATCCCTCCACCGCATTGATCGGTGCACGGCCTGAATACCACGCCTGAGCGGCCGCCTCGCAAACCGCCACCGGATCCAGAAGCCCGGAATTGATGTAGGGCGACAGTATGGAATGAAATAGCCAATCCTCGTTGTCCGAAATCGCGTCCTGATAGTCGCCGAAGCAGGGCAGGGCATAATCGATGAAGTGCTCGAGCGCCGCCTGCGCGTCTTCGGCGGTAACGGCAAAATGGAAATCGTCGGTGGTGCCGAAGTGATCGCTGAAGTGCTCATCCACCCGGGCGATAACCTCTTGGGTAATGGCATCGGGCTCTATCCGGAATGGTGCGGGGGCTGGCGGCTTGCCGGTCCATTTCTTTCGGTTGTCCGCATCGAAATTCCACTGGCCACCCTCGGGCTCGCCGTCGGATGTCATCAACAAACCGGTCTTGCGCCGCATCTCCCGGTAGAAGAATTCCATCCGCAACTGCTTGCGGCCTTCCGCCCAGTCGGCAAATTCCTGCTTGGTGGCAATGAACCGTGCATCTGGCCGAATCTCAACTGGCACGCCAAGGCGTTCGTGCCAGCCACTGATCTGTTCATGCAACCGCCATTCGCCACACTCCGTGGTGATTACTTTCTCTGCACCGATCCGCTTGAGCTGTTCGCCAACCACTGCTTCAAGGCTCTGGTGTTCGTTGTCCGGGTGATAGGTTTGGTAATGAACCTGCCAGCCATCGCTCTCCAGTTGCCGGGCGAAGTGACGCATGGCACTGAACAGCAGCACGATTTTCTTCTTGTGGTGATTGGTGTAGCTGGCTTCCTCATGGACTTCGGCCATCACCACCAGATCCCGGTCCTTGTCGGCGTTGTCGAGAGCGCTGATGTTTCTCGTTAACTGGTCGCCGAGAATCAGAATCAGGTTAGCCATGCTGGGGAATCCTTCAATCAGTAAGCTGCGGGCTATGCCCACAAAGGGGTAAACCAAGTACGCCAACAGCCCAAGGGTGGTTCATATGCAGCCTTGGTAAACTGAAACCAACGTTCAGCTGACACGCATCAAAAAGAGGCGACAGGGATTGCCTTAGAATGGCCCCGATTTTATCTAACCCCGAGTTTGACATGACCCCCACATCCGCACTCAAAGCCCAAGACGCTACACTGCCAGAATTCATCTGGGATGACGCCCTGATCCGCCGCTACGACTTGAGCGGCCCGAGGTACACCTCCTATCCCACGGCCGTCGAGTTCAACCAGAACTACCCTATTGAAGATATGGTCAAAGCCGCGGCTCGCAGCAAGGCCAGTGGTCGTCCGCTGTCGCTCTACACCCATCTGCCGTTCTGCGCGCACCTCTGCTACTACTGCGCCTGTAATAAGGTCATCACCAAAAAGCGTGACAAGGCCATGCCCTACGTGGAGCGGGTGCTGAAAGAGGCGGCCATCCAGTCAAAACTGTTCGGGGCCGACCGGCCAGTGACCCAGCTGCACTGGGGCGGCGGTACCCCCACGTTTTTACCAAAAGATGTGATGGAACACCTGATGGCGGGTTACGGGGAGCTGTTCAACCTGCAAACCGGTGAGGAGCGGGATTACAGTGTGGAGATTGACCCGCGGGAAGTGGATCAGGATACCCTGCCAACCCTTTGGAACCTCGGCTTTAACCGGATCAGCCTGGGGGTACAGGATGTAAACCCGGAGGTTCAGAAAGCGGTCA
This region includes:
- a CDS encoding HAD family hydrolase, yielding MARFCDSISAPSVLIFDWHGTLVDTHDAMFSAMEDMLPQLEELGLVERLLPEDKCRTGDDARLVRYIRIFRRLHPRILAERRVSRTDIFNAIFGDDKEAKLIAHKAYNEAYRRYFGQVKPFQPGAYEYLSALKAMGIRLAVSTNRNREFLDRELQTVDEGRWRRLFDATVCADDVTEYKPDPEVILKALEKLGLPADEKAWYVGDSYVDMLTANNAGVSGVFYNGACWESGRIDSWFSHRDAPAAILDSFEDLMDLLALLERSQPEAFEQTPAEVRPRPFPPPQRPEPRIEPDWHPAVVKLIRPAVILFDWHATLVDTLDAMYHAVDDMLPDFHKLKLMDRMVAPEDSKTPEDVKLVAYVREFAKLHPKVKADRKISRTDIFEVLFGDDQEAKQIAHQAFNHHYRKHYGTVKAFEPKVREVLEGLRRLGIQVGVITNRDREFFEHELAAVEDTGWTHLFDVNVCGDDTPLRKPHPDQLLLAVQKLDYPPDPSVWYVGDSTTDVIAAKRAGLTSVFFNGAQWDLPWLNKIFPGTHKHPDKPDVVVNDFSEFWALVLACEVGPP
- a CDS encoding cryptochrome/photolyase family protein — protein: MANLILILGDQLTRNISALDNADKDRDLVVMAEVHEEASYTNHHKKKIVLLFSAMRHFARQLESDGWQVHYQTYHPDNEHQSLEAVVGEQLKRIGAEKVITTECGEWRLHEQISGWHERLGVPVEIRPDARFIATKQEFADWAEGRKQLRMEFFYREMRRKTGLLMTSDGEPEGGQWNFDADNRKKWTGKPPAPAPFRIEPDAITQEVIARVDEHFSDHFGTTDDFHFAVTAEDAQAALEHFIDYALPCFGDYQDAISDNEDWLFHSILSPYINSGLLDPVAVCEAAAQAWYSGRAPINAVEGFIRQILGWREFVRGIYWMNMPGYAKENRLGNTRALPWFYWTGDTKMRCMHKAIDATRRNAYAHHIQRLMVTGNFALLAGIKPEEICDWYLAVYADAYDWVELPNVLGMVMHADGGYLGSKPYAASGRYIQRMSDHCANCHYKVNKATEDDACPFNALYWHFIDRHRDDFAKNPRMGMMYRNWDKQKPEKREALLRRAENLIATIEKL
- a CDS encoding cytochrome c oxidase assembly protein is translated as MPVSSYLLPYDFSPLTLLSYMLVLGFYGVALLRMPEQDRPGSGRIVTFTLGVMLCYAVMQTRFDYYSQYMFFVHRGQHLILHHLGPILIALSNPLPVMRFWYQRISPSVRYWLQPLGWLYRLLQQPLIASVLFVGLIYFWLWPPIHFDAMLSRQLYWIMNWSMLLDGLLFWWLIFDPRSPAVTNALGYGKRILLLALVAIPQMILGAWIVFSRGMVYDVYEVCGRAWPMPPETDQLLGGLLTWIPPAMMSIIGILIVLRRAMHEDGKFPKSRSLAGGNA
- a CDS encoding DUF2256 domain-containing protein produces the protein MPHKKLNLPEKTCPVCQRPFAWRKKWAKDWENVRYCSERCRRERNAST
- a CDS encoding FAD-binding domain-containing protein, encoding MTTVVWFKRDLRARDHAPLAAAASLGEPVIPLYVIEDEYWQLPDTSGRQWAFIRDSLDDLDRQLRKAGSQLLVIRGSVTDALKQLQARQGINRIFCHQETGGHWTFERDRAVIGWCSENQVEFREWNQFGVVRRLSDRDVWDRAWTELMRQPVLEAPTAIPTSDTLKTDWAADNGQGFEVPDSCPDRQMGGSARGEKLLGSFLDRRCVGYQYNISSPNTAVRACSRLSPYIAYGTVSLREIYQEAKATGNHRNTLPRKKKSLTSFRSRLHWHCHFIQKLEDEPELEFRAMHREMEALKTGPNDSERLQRWQEGQTGWPLVDASMRALAHSGWINFRMRAMLMAIASYQLWLHWRDPALHLARLFTDFEPGIHYSQTQMQSGLTGINALRIYNPVLQSQKLDPEGEFIRRWIPELAGVPSEMIHTPWLMTPLQKERYGGNTYIAPVSDHEQAARVARKAVGDFRKQSVSRAETDRVLQRHGSRKGPVQKRPDLPSKSQSDQLSLFD
- a CDS encoding SCO family protein; this encodes MSRIRLLWLIFVVLMFTGCTGNDESWHGKDISGLMPELEFQLEGTDGNTVTPADSRGTIRLLYFGFTSCPDVCPTTLTDLRQSVGQLPEEYRDDVTTLFVSVDPRRDTPERLASYVDFFGDRVVGMTAEEPALRELTKRYRTTFGYDKPDARGNYNVSHSSAVYVFDRRGNARLLLRPGLSPEQISEDLAQLARESNS